The following coding sequences are from one Peromyscus eremicus chromosome X, PerEre_H2_v1, whole genome shotgun sequence window:
- the Gpr101 gene encoding probable G-protein coupled receptor 101 codes for MTPTCTNNTRENNSSQPCMPLSKMPISLAHGIIRATVLLVFFGVSFVGNIVLAYVLQRKPQLLQVTNRLIFNLLVTDLLQIVLVAPWVMATSIPAFWPLNIHFCTALVSLTHLFAFAGVNTIVVVSIDRYLSIIHPLSYPSKMTHRRGYMLVYGTWILAVLQSTPPLYGWGQATFDERNALCSMIWGASPSYAIVTVIFFIVVPLVVMIACYTVVFGAARRQHALLYNVKSRSLGVRVKDSVKTENERGIMKRDECQDENELLCQGEGQTKTKESSIEVEESPMEAGDIIMKARERSPDLSAGIAESKGIEEVSNGSMEDLEVGSEVQESSMKADTGRMEVNQCNIDLGEDDIEFGMDDVHFSEDDVEAMNIRESFPPSRRNSNSNPPLPPCYECKAARVIFLIIFSYVISLGPYCSLAVLAVWVDVQTEVPQWVITIIIWLFFLQCCIHPYVYGYMHKSIKKEIQEVLKKFVCKKKPSTEDSHPDLHESEAGTERGTEGKVVPSHDSATSP; via the coding sequence ATGACACCCACCTGCACCAACAACACTCGAGAGAACAACAGCAGCCAACCGTGTATGCCCCTCTCCAAGATGCCTATTAGTCTAGCTCACGGCATCATCCGAGCCACTGTGCTGCTCGTCTTCTTTGGTGTATCCTTTGTGGGCAATATAGTGCTGGCTTATGTATTGCAGCGTAAGCCACAGTTGCTGCAGGTGACCAACAGGCTCATCTTTAACCTCCTCGTCACTGACCTGCTGCAGATTGTTCTCGTGGCCCCCTGGGTGATGGCCACCTCCATTCCTGCCTTCTGGCCTCTCAATATCCACTTCTGTACGGCCCTGGTTAGCCTCACCCACCTATTTGCCTTTGCTGGTGTCAATACCATTGTGGTGGTGTCAATAGATCGCTACCTGTCCATCATCCACCCTCTTTCCTACCCATCCAAGATGACCCACCGACGTGGTTATATGCTCGTCTATGGCACCTGGATTTTGGCTGTCCTGCAGAGCACACCTCCTCTCTATGGCTGGGGCCAGGCTACTTTTGATGAACGTAATGCTCTCTGTTCCATGATCTGGGGAGCCAGCCCAAGCTATGCCATTGTCACTGTGATATTCTTCATCGTCGTTCCACTGGTGGTTATGATTGCCTGCTACACTGTGGTGTTTGGTGCAGCACGTCGGCAGCATGCTCTCCTGTACAACGTCAAGAGCCGCAGCTTGGGGGTGAGAGTCAAGGACTCTGTGAAGACTGAGAATGAACGGGGAATAATGAAGAGGGATGAGTGCCAGGATGAGAATGAACTCCTGTGCCAAGGTGAAGGTCAGACCAAGACTAAGGAAAGCAGCATCGAGGTGGAAGAGAGTCCCATGGAAGCTGGAGACATCATCATGAAGGCCAGAGAAAGAAGCCCTGATTTAAGTGCAGGTATTGCTGAGTCCAAGGGCATTGAAGAGGTCAGTAACGGCAGCATGGAGGATCTGGAAGTCGGCAGTGAAGTTCAGGAGagcagcatgaaggcagacacTGGCCGAATGGAGGTCAATCAGTGCAACATTGACTTGGGTGAAGATGACATAGAGTTCGGCATGGATGACGTTCATTTCAGTGAGGATGATGTCGAGGCCATGAACATCCGAGAGAGCTTTCCACCCAGTCGTCGTAACAGCAACAGCAACCCACCTTTGCCCCCATGCTATGAGTGCAAAGCTGCAAGAGTGATCTTCCTCATCATTTTCTCCTATGTGATATCTCTGGGGCCCTACTGCTCTCTAGCTGTGCTGGCTGTGTGGGTGGATGTCCAAACCGAGGTCCCCCAGTGGGTGATTACCATAATAATCTGGCTTTTTTTCCTGCAGTGCTGCATCCACCCTTATGTCTATGGTTACATGCACAAGTCCATCAAGAAGGAAATCCAGGAGGTACTGAAGAAGTTTGTCTGTAAGAAAAAGCCCTCTACAGAAGACAGCCACCCTGACCTGCATGAATCTGAAGCTGGCACAGAGAGAGGCACTGAAGGCAAGGTCGTCCCCTCCCATGATTCTGCTACTTCACCTTAA